A window of Desulfuromonas acetoxidans DSM 684 genomic DNA:
GCCGTCGCGGGCCATCAGGGTGCAATACACCACCTGTGCGGCACCGGACATCCACAGCTCATGACCGGTCATCGACTTCAATGACGAAACCAGCGGGCTGTTTTCACCAAATACCGCCTTGATATTTTCCGCTTCAGCAACATCGCCGGCCGGGGTCGAGGTGGCATGAGCACACAGATAATCGATCTGTTGCGGTTGAAGATTGGCCCGCTGCAAAGCCTGAAGCATGGCGCGCTGCAATCCACCACGGCTGGGAACGGAAAGGTTTTCACCATCTGATGAAAAACCGTAGGAGACAACCTCGCCGAGAATCGTAGCACCACGCTGCAGGGCATCGTCATAATTCTCCAGCACCACTGCTGCCGCGCCGCCGCTGGGGACTAAACCATCGCGGTCTGCGGAAAAAGGACGGGACGCCGCACTCGGTTCATCTTCGCGCACTGAAAACGCTCCAAGGCCATCAAAACTGCACATGGATTGCCAGTTGATCTCCTGCGCACCACCGCAAATTACTCGCTTTTGACGCCCCAGGGCAATCAGGTCTGCGGCCTGGCCTATGGCATGCCCGCCGCTGGAACACGCCGAGCTCAGTGACCAGCAGGCCCCTTTGGTGCCCAGCAACGTATTGAGATTCATCGTCACGCAGGAGGTCATGGAACGAAATATCTGCCCACTGCCGATAGATTTGGTTTCCTGACGCTCGCGCAACAGATCAACTTGTTCAATGGCGGCCAAACAACTTGAGTCACAGCCGAAAATCAAACCGGTATCTTCACTGCGCACCAGGGTTTCATCAAGAGCCGCCATGTCCAACGCCTGACGGCTGGCCGCATACGCCTGAACAGCAAACTCCGGCATACTTTTGCGCTCTTTGCGCGACAAAACCTTTTTGCCGTCAAACCCGTCAATACGGCCAGTGAGCGCACTGCGAAACCCGAGCGACTTACGCTCCTCGTCCACAACGATTCCGGAACGGCCCTGGCGCAAGGCGTCACTAACACTATCGACATCACAGCCGAGGCACGAAATAATCCCGATACCGGTTATAGCTACACGATTCAATGTCGTCATCGCTTCTCGATTCCTGAAAACAACGAAAAACAGAAAAATTACGGCATGCAGGCGCCGCCATTAACGGAGAACACCTGACCGGTAATGTATTCGGCTTTATCCGAACATAGAAAATCAACCATATCAGCCACTTCCTGCGCTTTACCAATTCGGCCAAGGGGAACCATCGGTAAAATTTTATCCAGCGGCAACTCTTCGGTCATTTCCGTTTCGATAAAACCCGGGGCAACGGCATTAACCAGTATCTTGCGCTTGGCTACCTCCATCGCCAGTGAACGCGTCGCACCGATCATCCCGGCTTTGGCGGCAGAGTAATTAGTCTGGCCACCGACGCCTGTCTGACCGGAGGTGGAGACGATATTGATGACACGCCCACAGCGCTTGCGTAACATCTGGGGCAAGACCTGACGGGTCACATTAAAAAAGCCACCAAGATGCACTGAAATCACATCATTCCACTCCTGAGAACTCATCAGAGCTAACAGGGTATCCTTGGCAAAACCAGCATTATTGATAATGGCAAAGGGGGTCGCGTTTTCGAGATAAGGCTTTAACGCGTTTTCACAGGCCGCGATATCAGCGACATCAAACGGAAGCAACAGACACTGACCACCTGCCTGCTCAATCTCATTCTTAACCAG
This region includes:
- the fabG gene encoding 3-oxoacyl-ACP reductase FabG produces the protein MANSERKIALVTGGGKGIGAAIAITLAQSGFDIWLNYRSDHDAANLVKNEIEQAGGQCLLLPFDVADIAACENALKPYLENATPFAIINNAGFAKDTLLALMSSQEWNDVISVHLGGFFNVTRQVLPQMLRKRCGRVINIVSTSGQTGVGGQTNYSAAKAGMIGATRSLAMEVAKRKILVNAVAPGFIETEMTEELPLDKILPMVPLGRIGKAQEVADMVDFLCSDKAEYITGQVFSVNGGACMP
- a CDS encoding beta-ketoacyl-[acyl-carrier-protein] synthase family protein — translated: MTTLNRVAITGIGIISCLGCDVDSVSDALRQGRSGIVVDEERKSLGFRSALTGRIDGFDGKKVLSRKERKSMPEFAVQAYAASRQALDMAALDETLVRSEDTGLIFGCDSSCLAAIEQVDLLRERQETKSIGSGQIFRSMTSCVTMNLNTLLGTKGACWSLSSACSSGGHAIGQAADLIALGRQKRVICGGAQEINWQSMCSFDGLGAFSVREDEPSAASRPFSADRDGLVPSGGAAAVVLENYDDALQRGATILGEVVSYGFSSDGENLSVPSRGGLQRAMLQALQRANLQPQQIDYLCAHATSTPAGDVAEAENIKAVFGENSPLVSSLKSMTGHELWMSGAAQVVYCTLMARDGFIAANINFKEPDEAARGLRIVTQTLPHPPKTVLCNSAGFGGTNACLVLDFGESH